From one Plasmodium knowlesi strain H genome assembly, chromosome: 11 genomic stretch:
- a CDS encoding ER lumen protein retaining receptor, putative, translating into MNIFRLIGDILHLVSMYILIMKLKKSKNCIGISCRMQELYLIVFLCRYIDLFFVFVSFYNTIMKITFILTIAYTIYLIRFKLPISQTYNRKVDNFKSEKYLIPPCIVLSLLTCKTYNLYNILWSFSIWLESVAILPQLVLLEKQREVENITSHYVITMGMYRAFYILNWIYRYFFDDKPYVNVVGWLGGLIQTLLYIDFFYYFAMAKWYGKKLVLPFNGEV; encoded by the exons atgaatatattcaGACTGATAGGAGATATTTTACACCTTGtaagtatgtatatacttattaTGAAGTTGAAGAAGTCCAAAAATTGTATTGGAATATCATGCCGCATGCAGGAGTTGTATTTGATAGTCTTCTTGTGCAG ATACATCGACCTGTTCTTCGTGTTCGTCAGTTTCTACAACACAATTATGAAAATAACCTTCATACTGACTATAGCGTATACGATATATCTAATCAGATTTAAGTTACCAATATCGCAAACTTACAACAGGAAAGTAGACAATTTTaaaagcgaaaaatatttgatcCCTCCCTGTATAG TTTTAAGCCTTCTAACGTGCAAGACATACAACCTGTACAACATTTTGTGgtccttttccatttggctTGAAAGTGTTGCAATTCTCCCCCAATTAGTGTTGTTAGAGAAACAGAGAGAAGTGGAAAATATCACCTCCCATTACGTTATCACTATGGGTATGTACAGAGCCTTTTATATATTGAATTGGATCTATAGATATTTCTTTGATGATAAACCATACGTTAACGTTGTTGGTTGGTTAGGGGGCCTTATTCAGACACTTCTGTACATTGACTTTTTCTACTACTTTGCCATGGCGAAATGGTATGGGAAGAAGCTCGTGCTCCCCTTCAACGGAGAAGTTTAA